The genome window GAGGGAGATACCCCCTTCCGGGATCCGCAGGTTCTTTGACCTCGCCCTCACCATGGAGGAGGTCATCTCGCTCGGGGTGGGGGAACCCGACTTCTCCACGCCGTGGAACATCTGCGAGGCGAGCATCTACTCCATCGAGCAGGGGAACACGTCCTACACCCCGAACCGCGGGATAAAGCCGCTGCGCGAGGCGCTCTCGCGCTGGCTCGCGGACCACTACCAGCTCTCGTACGACCCGGAGACCGAGATGATCATCACGACGGGCGTCTCGGAGGGACTCGACATCGCGATCAGGGCGGTCGTGGACCCGGGCGACGAGGTCCTCGTCGCGGAGCCCTGCTACGTCTCCTACTCCCCGTGCGTGACGCTCGCGGGGGGGCGCCCGGTTCCCGTCCCGTGCGTGGAGGAGGACGGGTTTAAACTCAACCCTGACAGGCTCGTGGAGAAGGTCTCCGCGAAGAGCAAGGCCCTCGTGATGAACTTCCCGAATAACCCGACGGGCGCCGTGATGCGGAGGGAGGATCTCAAGGGTGTCGCGGACGTCGTCTGCGACCACGACCTCCTCCTCATCAGCGACGAGGTGTACTCCGAGCTCACGTACACCGGAACGCACGTCGCGGCGGCGACCGTGGGGGACCTCGCGGAGCGGACCATCACCCTGAACGGGTTCTCGAAGGCGTACGCGATGACGGGCTGGAGGATAGGCTACCTGTGCGCGCCGGAGCCCATCTGCGACGCTGCGCTGAAGATCCACCAGTACGTGATGCTCTGCGCCCCGGTCATGGGGCAGGTCGCCGCGCTCGAGGGGATACGGAGGGGAGAGGAGGAGAAGGACAGGATGGTCCGGGAGTACAGGGTGCGCAGGAACCTCTTCGTCGAGGGCCTCAACCGCATCGGCCTGCGGTGTCACCGCCCCGAGGGCGCATTCTACGCGTTCCCCTCGGTCGAGGATACCGGGCTCTCGGACCAGGAATTCGCCGAGCAGCTCCTGCTCGAGGAACACGTGGCAGTCGTCCCGGGCAACGTCTTTGGGACCGGCGGGGAAGGACACGTCCGGTGCGCGTACGCGGTCTCGCGCGAGAACCTCGCGCAGGCCCTCCAGCGGATGGAGAGGTTCGTCTCGGGGAGGGAGTGGGAGGCCCGCCCTCCCCTCGCCCGCGCGGCCGGCCGGGTGCCGGGCCGCCACTAGGTGCGGTCGTCCCTGCACAGGGGAGAGGACCCCGCGGGCCGGGACCCGCGGGTCCACGATAGGATTTTATCCGGTCTCCGGGGTTATAGTACATGGTTGTACCATGAGCTGCACCATAGTCGTGGGCGGTTTTTTTGGTGACGAGGGGAAGGGAAAGATAGTCGCGCACCTCGCGTACCGCGACCACCCCACCATCATCTCGCGGGGAGGGGTGGGGCCGAACGCGGGGCACACGGTGAAGGTGGGCGAGAAGGAGTACGGCGTGCGGATGGTCCCCTCCGGGTTCGTGTACCCGGGCGCACGCCTCATGATCGGGACGGGTGTCCTCGTCGACCCGGCGGTCTTCTCGCGCGAGGTGGAGATGCTCGGCGTCTCGGGGAGGATATTCGTGGACAACAGGTGCGCCATCATCGAGCAGGGCCACGTGGAGAGGGACAGGTCAAGCGCCCATCTCGCGAAGACCATCGGGAGCACGGGGAGCGGGTGTGGCCCGGCGAATGCAGACCGCGTCCTCCGCGTGGCGAAGCTCGCGAGGGACGTCCCCGAGCTCGCCCCGTACCTCGCGGACGTCCCCTACGAGATCAATACCGCCCTCGACCGTGGTGAGAACGTCCTCCTCGAGGGGACGCAGGGATTCGGGATCTCGCTCTACTACGGGACGTACCCGTACGTGACGAGCAAGGACACGTCGGCGTCGCAGGTCGCCGCGGACAACGGCGTCGGGCCCACCCGCGTGGACGAGGTCGTCGTCGTCTTCAAGGCCTACCCGACGAGGGTGGGGGAGGGGCCGTTCTCGACCGAGATGGACCGCGAGGTCTCCGACCGCCTCGGGATAAGGGAGTTTGGGACCGTGACGCACAGGCAGAGGAGGATCGGCCAGTGGGACGGGAAGATGGCACGGTACTCCGCGATGGTGAACGGCTGCACGCAGGCGGCGATCACGGGGATAGACCGGGTGGACAGGGAGTGTTTCGGGGTGACGGAGTACGGGAAGCTCACGAAAAAGGCCCGCGACTTCATCGAGCAGGCAGAGCAGGACATCGGGCGCCCGATCACGCTCATCTCGACCGGCCCGGACGTCTCGCAGGTCATCGACATCAGGGGTGAAGTGTGAGGCGCTCGCTCCTCCCGATCCTCTGCTGCCCTGTCTGCAAGGGGGACCTCACGCTCCACGTCAGGGTCGAGGACGAGAACGAGATCCTCGAGGGGGTCCTCCACTGTCCCGCCTGTTCCGTGGATTACCCGATAGAGGACGGGATCCCCGACCTCCTCCCGAGGGAAGGGAAGTCCTGACCGGGCAACCGCGCCGTGTCCCGGCCCGGGATGATCGCGCGCCGCCGCGTGCCGCAAGAGGGTCTGTCCTGAGGTTTCCCCGCCGATTCCGCCCATGCTCCTTTCGCGCGCCGCCACGATCCCGCTCGCCCTCCTCGTCGACAGGGTGACCGGCGACCCCCGCTCGCGGTTCCACCCCGTCGCCCTCCTCGGGAGGTTCATCGCGCTGTGGGGGGATCCCCGCCACTATCCCCGCGGATTCCAGAGGGCCGCGGGGGCCGCCATGTGGGGGGTGACGGCAGCGCTCTTCTCCGCACCGTTCCTCCTCGCCGAGGTCCTCCTCCCGGGGCTCTCCGTCCTGCTCGTCTCCCCCTTCCTCCTCAAGGTCTGCCTCGCGTGGCGTTCGCTCGAGGAGCATGCCGGGGAAGTGGAGCGGGCGCTCTCCGCGGGCATCGAGAGGGGGAGGGAGCAGGTGAGGTACATGGTGAGCAGGGAGACGCGCGACCTCACGGAGGAGCAGGTCAGGTCGGCCGCCTACGAGTCGCTCGCGGAGAACGTCGTGGACAGCGTCGTATCCCCCCTCTTCTACTACGCCCTCCTCGGCCTCCCGGGCGCCGCGGTCTACCGCGCGGCAAACACGATGGACGCGATGCTCGGCTACCGCGACGAGAGGGAAAGGATCGGCTGGTTTTCGGCGCGGGCCGACGACGTCCTGAATTACGTCCCTGCCCGCCTCGCGGCTGCAGTCCTCCTCGCGTACTTCGCGGCGAGGGGACGGTTCCGGCCGGCGTGGGAGTGCCTCCGGCGCGACGGGAAGAAGCGTCCCGGCTTCAACGGGGGCCTGCCCATGGCGGCCATCGCGGGGGGGTGCGGCATCCGCTTCGAGAAGCCCGGAGCGTACACGATCGGGCCGGGGGGGAGGCCTCTCGTAGAGGCCTCGGCCGATATCATCGCCGCGTCACGCGCCTGCATCGCGGGGAGCGCCCTCCTCGCGGTGGCGATACCAATATTTTTGGGTCTCGCGGTCCAATTCATATAGACATATGAAGCTCGAGGAATTGAGGCACGGCACCGAGCTCCTGAAACGCGGCTTCGCATCCATGCAGAAGGGAGGGGTGATCATGGATGTGGTCAACGCGGAACAGGCGCGCATCGCCGAGGAGGCCGGGGCCGTCGCGGTCATGGCACTCGAACGCGTCCCCGCGGACATCAGGAAGGCGGGGGGCGTTGCCCGCATGGCAGACCCTGCCATCATCCTCGAGATCATGGACGCGGTCTCCATCCCCGTGATGGCGAAGGTCCGGATCGGCCACTTCGTCGAGGCCCAGATCCTCGAGGCGATCGGCGTCGACATGATCGACGAGAGCGAGGTCCTGACCCCGGCAGACGAGGAGTACCACATCGACAAGAAGGCATTCTCGGTCCCCTTCGTCTGCGGGGCGCGTGACCTCGGCGAGGCGCTCCGCCGGATCCACGAGGGCGCGGCGATGATACGGACGAAGGGGGAGGCGGGGACCGGCAACGTCGTCGAGGCCGTCCGCCACATGCGCAACATCATGGGCGAGATACGGGCGCTGCAGGGCAAGACCCCGCAGGAGATCGTGGCGAGGGCAAGGGAGCTCGAGGCACCCCCCGACCTCCTCCTCGAGACGGTGAGGATGGGCCGGCTGCCGGTCGTCAACTTCTCCGCGGGCGGGATCGCGACGCCTGCGGACGCCGCCCTGATGATGCAGATGGGGGCAGACGGCGTCTTCGTGGGGTCAGGGATATTCCACTCGAGCAACCCGGAGAGGATGGCGCGCGCGATCGTCGAGGCGGTCACCCACTACGACGACCCGGTGGTGCTCGCCGAGGTGAGCAAGGGGCTGGGCCAGCCCATGAAGGGGATCGACGTCCATACCCTCCGCGAGGAAGAGGTGCTCCAGTACCGTGGGCGTTAGACTCGGGGTGCTGGCCCTCCAGGGGGACGTGAGCGAGCACATCCGGGGGTTCGAACGGGCACTCCGGGACGCGGGTATCCCGGACGGGACCGTCGTTCCCGTGCGGAGGCCCAGCGACCTCGGGGGGCTCTGCGGCATCGCGATCCCGGGCGGGGAGTCCACGACCATCTCCCGGCTCATCGAGAAGAACGGGCTCTTCGACCCCCTCGCCCACTTCGACGGCGGGGTGTTCGCGACGTGCGCCGGGATGGTGCTCGCCGCGACGCGGGTGGACGACCCCCGCGTGAGGCCGCTCGGCCTCATCGAGATGACGGTGAGGCGGAACGCCTTCGGCCGCCAGAGGGAGTCATTCGAGGCCGATATCCCGGTCAGCGGGCTCGACCGCCCCTACCGCGCGTACTTCATCAGGGCACCGGTGGCAACCGGCGTCGGCCCCGGCGTCGAGGTCCTCGCGCGGGTCGACGAGGGGATCGTCGCCGTGAGGAAGGGCAAGCACGTCGCGCTCTCGTTCCACCCCGAGCTCGGGGAGGACACGAGGGTCCACGGGATTTTCCTCGAGGGCCTCGGGATACTGGAGTGACTCCCGGTCGCTGGAAATCCGCTCATTTTCTGGTTTCCATCGTCTGGTCGATGATCGTGTAGCTCTCCCCGGAGAGGGAGGTGACCGTCACGACGACGCGGTCTTCTCTTCTCCTTTATTGTGTTTTTCACCGCGTGGAGGGTGAGAGCTTGGGAAATCTCGGTATTGCCTGATTCGAAAAGAGTTCCCTCGCCCGGGAAAAAAAGATGTTTACCCGATGAACAACGGCGCGAAGACCACCGAGACGATGGCCATCAGCTTGAGGAGGATGTTGAGGGCAGGTCCCGCCGTGTCCTTGAACGGGTCGCCGACCGTGTCCCCGGTGACCGCCGCCTTGTGCGCGGCAGAGCCCTTCCCGCCGAGATGGCCCTGCTCGATGTACTTCTTCGCGTTGTCCCACGCGCCGCCCGTGTTTGCCATCATCACGGCCACGATGAAGCCGCTCGCGATCGACCCGACGAGCAGGCCGGCAAGCGCGTGCGTGCCGAGGACGAGGCCGACGAGGAGCGGCGCGGCGATCGCGAGCATTCCCGGGGCGACCATCTGCCGGAGGGCGGCATTCGTGGAGATCGTGATGCAGGCCCCGTAGTCAGGGTCCGCCTTCCTCTCCATGAGGCCGGGGATCTCCTTGAACTGGCGCCGGACCTCCTGGACAATGAATCCCGCGGCCTTCCCCACGGCCGTCATCGCGAAGGAGCAGAAAAGGAACGGGAGCATGGCGCCGATCAGGACGCCGACGAAGACGACCGGCTCGAGCATGTTCACGATCTCGAGCTTCACCGCCTGCGAGTACGCCGCGAAGAGTCCCAGCGCGGTGAGCGCGGCCCCGCCGATCGCGAAGCCCTTCCCTATAGCGGCTGTGGTGTTCCCGACGGCGTCCAGCGTGTCGGTGATCCCGCGCACCTCCTTGGGCTGGTGGGACATCTCGGCGATCCCTCCCGCGTTGTCCGCGACGGGCCCGTACGCGTCGACCGAGAGCGTGATCCCGAGGGTCGCGAGCATCCCGACACCGGCGATCGCGACGCCGTAGAGCCCTGCCTGCTGGGCCGCGACCAGGATGGCGGTGACCACGATCACGACGGGGAAGAGAGTGCTCTCGAACCCGACGGCAAGGCCGGTGATGATGTTCGTCGCGGCACCGGTCTCGCTCGCCCGCGCGATCCGCTGGGTGGGCGACCGCTCGTACGACGTGTAGAACTCGGTCACGAGCCCTATGAGGAATCCCGCGACGAGACCGGCGACGGTCGCGACGAACACGCCGAGGTACTGGGGCCCGAGGAGCGTCGTCACGAGGTAGTACACGGCCGCCACGGTGAGGAGGAGGCTCACGAATGTCCCGGTATTGAATGCCTTGTGGATCGCGCCGCTCTCGTTCTTCTCGCTCCGCACGAAGAAGCTCCCGATGATGGACGCGATGATCCCGAGGGCCGCGATCATCATCGGCAGGAGGATGAGGTTGAGGGATTCGACTCCCACGAACCGGGCTGCCGCGACTGCAGAAACCCCCATCAGCATCGTCGCGACGATCGACCCCACGTAGGACTCGTAGAGGTCGGCGCCCATCCCCGCGATGTCCCCCACGTTGTCCCCCACGTTGTCCGCGATGACCGCCGGGTTCCTCGGGTCGTCCTCCGGGATGCCCGCCTCTATCTTCCCGACGAGGTCGGCACCGACGTCCGCGGCCTTCGTGAATATTCCGCCGCCGACGCGTGCGAAGAGGGCGATGGAACTCGCACCGAGCGAGAAGCCGGAGAGGATGCTGACGATCTCGGGGAGGTCGAGGGGCGTGAGGGCAGAGAGGCCAAGGAAGAGGACGGAGAGCCCGAGGAGTCCGAGCCCAACGACTGTCAGTCCCATCACGGTCCCGGAGGCATAAGAGACCCGGAATGCCCGCGCCATCCCCTCGCGCGCGGCGTTCGTCGTCCGGACGTTGGCCATCGTGGCCGCCGACATCCCGATGAACCCCGCGGTCGCGGAGAGGGTCGCACCCACGACGAACGCGAGTGAAGTGAGGGGGTGGATCCCGGGGATGAGGTACAGCACGAGGGCGAGGGCAGTCACGAAGACAGCGATCGCCTTGTACTGGTTCTTCAGGTACACCATCGACCCCAGCCGGATCGCACCGGCGATCTTCTGCATCAGCTCTGTCCCTGTGCCCTCCCGCTTCATGAGGAAGAACGAGTACCCGGCAAAGACGAGGCCGAGAATGGCACAGGCAGGAACAATCAGGATCATATCCATACAGTCGAACCTCCGGAAAATTCTCGTGAATCTCTACGCACTCTCTCGTTGCGCCTGAGATCAATTGGTCGCCGGGGATAAAAAGCAGGCTGATATCAGGTGAAGTCGAGGAGCCGGTACCCGAGCGTCTGGAGGTCGAGGAGGACTGCCTTCCCGGGCGTGGGAGTGATGTTCACCTGTTTCTGGAACGTCGTCTGGCCCTGCCACGTCCCGGCGTTGACGCAGAGGACCCCCCTGTACTCCGCGACGCCCGCGATGTGGATGTGGCCGCAGTGGAGAACCTCGGGGATAGGGTCGATGACGAGCGCGTCCTCCCTCCCCGGCGCGAGCGGGGTCCTCTTCCCGTAGGTGGGCGCGAGGTGGCGCCTCTGGAGCATGCCGACCATGACGGGCGCGGCATTCTCGTAGCTCGCCCCCGGGAGCATGCCGATGTAATCATCGAGCGACCTCCCGTGGTACATGAGGACCCTCACCCCCTGGAGGCTGACCATCGCGGGGTTCTCGACGAGGATGCAGTTTTTCGGGAATTTCGCGGCGAATTCGGGGGGGATCGCGGGCTGCGGCTCTGCCTGCCGGACGACGTCGTGGTTGCCGGGGGAGACGACGATCTTCATCCTCCGGGGGAGGTCCCGGAGCATCGACCCGAGGACCTCGTACTGCTCGTGGATGTTCTTGATCGTGAGTTCCCGCTCCTGGTTCGGGTAGACCCCGATCCCGTCGACGAGGTCCCCCGCGACGAGGAGGTACGAGACCTCCGCGTCCGCGAGCCAGTCGGCGAAGCGGTTCCAGGTCTCCTCGAGGAAGGTGTTGCTCCCCACGTGGATGTCCGAGATCAGGACCGCCTGGCCCGGCCTCTCGCTCCTGAACGGCGCGTGCGAGAGGGGGATATCGGGCCGGAAGAGCTGCTCGGCGAAGAAGAGGCGGCCGTCGGAGGAGAGCGTCCCCCGGACACCGATCACCTCGTCGGGGACGAGCGTCTCGGCATCGGCATACTGGGGCCTGTCCTTGTGGAAGAGGACCTGGATGGAGGACGTCGGGTCCTCCACCTCCACCATCCGGTGGCCGTTCGCCGTCTGCCTGTTCTCGACGACGAGGCCCATGATGGAGCAGACCTCCTGCCGGTACCGGGCACCCTTCTTCAGCGCCTCTATGGGCATCGGGGCCATCCTCGCGCGGATGCACTCGCCGAGGCGCATGTACCGGTCGCGGAAGTACGCGGCGTAATCCGCGACTCCCGCGGCACCGCGGGATGTCCCCGCCGCGCCCCTGATTACCTCGCACTCCGGGTCGGTGAGGAACCGGTTCCCGTCGCGCTCCTGGGAGAAACCGGGGATGTGCCGGACGGAGACCACGACGGTATCGCCGGGCACGTTCGCGATGATCCGGTCGATGAGGCCGGGGTCGTCCTTCTCCGCGATGTAGCGCACGACCTCCGGGTGGACCTGGAGTTTCGTCTGGAGGAAGCGCTGGACGATCGTCGCCGCATCGAGCATCGATCATATATCGGCAAACCCCGATATTGGGTTTTCCTCTCCCCCGGCCGCGGGATACGGGGCCCCTTCCAATCCATTATCATGGGGCGGGGAGAAACATCTCAGGGTCCTTGGGATGCCGCGACAGGGAGAGTCCGGGGAGGAACCCGGCTGGATCCAGAAGTTTCTCTCGAGCGAGAACCCGTGGATCTCGCTCGCCCGCGAGCTCGCGTGGGTGGCCGGAGTCGTGGGAGGGATTGCCCTCGCCCTCTTCCTCGTCTCGGGCACGTGGCCGGCGGTCGTCACGATCGAGTCAGAGAGCATGGTCCCCCACATGCACGTGGGGGACCTCGTCTTCGTGGTGAGTGCCGACCGGTTCGGCGAACTCCAGACGTGGGAGACCGGGAAGGCAACGGGGTACACGAAGTTCGGCGACTACGGGGACATCCTCATCTACCGGCCGAACGACGCCCCCAACCCGCCGGTCTCCATCCCGTTCGTCACGCGGGGGGTCCACCCGATCATCCACAGGGCGATGGAGAGGGTCGAGGAGGGCGAGCCCATCCCGAAGTACTTCAACCTCTACCGCGGCCAGGCGACCCCCGCCGAGTACGTCCCCGCGACCATCCGGAATAACAGCCTCGTCCTTTCGGACGGAACGGTGGTCACCCGCGAGAACGCGGATCCCCGCGTGGGGTACGTCGTCTCGACGGGCCTGAAGAGCCCCCACGCCGGGTACATCACGAAGGGGGACAACAACCTCGTGAGCGACCAGGCAGGGTTCCTCTCCTCCGTCTCGGGCGAGGTCATCATGCCCGTCCGGGATGACTGGGTCGTGGGAAAGGCCCTCTTCTCGGTCCCCCTCCTCGGGTACCTCCCCCTCCACATCGTCCCTGTCGCAATCATCCTCATCGCGCTCATGGTCATCTGGGAGTACTACGCGAGGAAGAAGGAGGGGGAGCCCGGCAGGGCCCAGGGGAAACCGCGGGGGAAGAAGAGGGGGTGAGGGGGCCCCGGGACCTCCGGGCGGGACACGGGGGTATCACTCCCGTCCCGCGGGAAAATCCTGGCTTGCGGGTACAATCCGGGTGGGGATTTTTTCCAAGCCGCAGCGGTCCCCCGCGCCGCGACTTCCCTTCACGAGAGGATGTCGAGGGCCTCTTTCCCGGTCATCCCCTCCCGGACTCCCAGCCTCCGGGCGCTTTCGTTCGCCTCCTTCACGATCCCGGCGAGGAGGTCGCCGACCGAAGAGATCGACGGCCCGGAGGATGGCCGGACACGCGCCGCGGGGTACCCGAACCTGTCGAGCGCCGCGACGTCCACGGCGCCGCACCCGACCATCCCTTTCTTCGCGACCACGCCGACGAGGTTCACGGGCCCGAGGGGGATCACGAAACCCTCGCCCGCCGAGTTCCTCAAGGGGACACGCTCCGTCTCCATGTCCAGTTGTAGGGAAGGCGAACAGAAGAATCCCTCGTGGTGGGTTTTATATACTGCACGTTCCCAGTCTGTTGAGAAGGGATGTCCCCCGATAGCATGCCCGTCCCCCGGCACCTCGAGGGGAGGGAGCTTGCGACCCTCCTCGACGACGTGCTCGGCGGGTACAGGCTCTCCGTCGGAGAGGCGGCAGCCCTCTTCCGGGTGACGGGGAGGGACGTCTGGCGGGTCGCGGAGGCCGCCGACGAGAAGAGGTCCCGCGTGGTGGGCGACGTCGTCACGTACGTGCGGAACCAGAACATCAACGTCACCAACCTCTGCGTCAACTCCTGCGGGTTCTGCGGTTTCTCGCGGAAACCGGGGGACCCGGACGCCTACTTCTACTCCCTCGAGACCGTTAGGAGGAAGGCTGCAGAGGCCCTCGCGCGGAACGTGACGGAGATCTGCACGGTCTCCGGCCTCCACCCCGATTTTGACGCGGGGTCCTACGTGGCTATCCTCTCGGCCATCAGGGAGGGGGCGCCCGGCGTGCACATCCACGCGAGCAACCCGATGGAGGTCGCGTACGGGGCGAGGAAGAGCGGGATATCGACCGCGGAGATGCTCAGGATGATGAAGGACGCGGGCCTCGGCTCCCTCTGCGGGACGGCCGCGGAGATCCTCGTCGACGAGGTGCGGAAGGTCATCTGCCCGGGGAAGATCCCGAGCGCGGAGTGGGAGAGGATCATCAGGGAGGCGCACGGCCTCGGGATCCCATCCACGGCGACGATCATGTACGGGCACTGCGAGACCGAGGAGGACAGGGCCCGGCACCTCGGGATCCTGCGCAGGATACAGGACGAGACGGGGGGGTTCACGGAGTTCGTCCCCTTGAGTTACATCCACCACAAGACGCCCCTCTACAGGGGGGGCCTCGCGCGTGCGGGCGCGACGGGGCGGGAGGACATCCTCATGATCGCGGTGGGCCGCCTCTTCCTCGACAACATCCCGCACGTGCAGGTCTCGTGGGTGAAGCTCGGCGTGAAGATGGCAGAGCTCGGCCTCCTCTCGGGGGGAGACGACCTCGGGGGCACGATGTTTGAGGAGAGCATCTCGAAGGGGGCGGGGGCGAGCGGCACGGATTACCTCGACCCCGCCGAAATGCGGCGGATCGCGGAGGATGCCGGGCGGACGCTCCGGCAGAGGACGACCCTCTACGCGACACTCCCGGACAGGTAAGGGACAGGGAGAGTCCCCGGACCCGCGGCTGGCCGTGGGAAAAAATACGGGATTTTTCAATCGGGAGGCTTGAGGAGCTGCACTATCTTCTCCCCGAGTTCGTGCGCCCGCTTGAGCCCCCGTTTGTCCTTCTCGATGTCCCCCTCGAGGTAGCCCCTGCCCTTCACCCACCCGAGGTACGAGAACTCGTGGGAGTTGAGGAACCCCTCGAGCGTCTCGATGGTCCTGTCACCCCCCTTGTTCGCGCAGACCGCGACCGCGACCGCCTTCCGGCCGGCAAGCTTCCTCTTGTGGTAGAGGGAGTAGCTCCTGTCGATGAAGTTCTTGAGGTGCCCGGAGACGTCGTAGTAGTACGTGGGGGAGCCGATGACGAGGACCTCGCATTCGAGGACCTTCTCCATGATCCCGCTCCAGTCGTCGTTCTTCACGACGCACCAGTCGTGCTCCTTGCACTTCTCGCACCCAAGGCAGGGCTTTATCTCCTTCCCGGCGAGCGAGATGAACTCGGTCTCTATCCCCGCCCTCTCGCACGGCTCGAGCACGGCCCTTATCAGGCGCGCGGTGTTCCCGTTCTTCCGCATGCTCCCCGAGAGTCCAAGGACACTCATGGTCTAACTGTCACCCTTCGGGGTTTTGATGTTTTTGCTCAGGACGGGGAGGGAGAGCGCGCGCGCGGCCTTGCCGATCGATTCCCCGGGATCGGCGGGCGAGAAGAAGAGGTGGGACCGGCACCTGCAGTCGCTGCACCCGAATCCCGGGACCGGCTCGCCGGGGAGGAGGGATGCGATGCGGCACTCCGCGCGGACGCGGGCCGGAAAGCAGTACACCGCCCGCAGCGAGAACGAGGGGCTGCAGAGGAGGTAATCGATGTGCCACCGCGTGCGCCCCTCCCCCCTCTCCGCGAGCCTCACGTGCCGGGCCACCCGCGAGAGTCCCGCCGGGCCGAGCGCCGAGCCGACGTACACGTAGTACCCCGCCGGGAACAGGACCTCCCCGAGGGCACCCACCCTCACCGTGCAGCCGTCGCAGGAGAGGACGAGGCAGTAGGTCCCCTCACTCGCGTGTGACGCGGAGGAGTTCCCGCGCGGCAAGGACGTGCCGCCTCCCGCCCCTCTCCACGGGGGACCCGTGGCCCGGGTAGAGCCCCTCGACGTCGAGCGCGGAGAGTTTCTCGAGAGAGCTCTCGAGCGCCGCCCTGCTCCCGCCGGGGAAGTCGTACCTCCCGAAACCGCCGTCCGCAAAGACGGTGTCCCCCGAGATGAGTGCGCCCTCCTCCTCGTGGAGGAGGCAGATGCTGCCCGGCGTGTGCCCGGGCGTGTGGATGACGAGGAGGTCGCCGACGCGGTCCCCCTCCGAGAGGACGCGGTCCGGGGGGCGCATCGGTGCCCGCGCACCGAAGTGGAGCGAGAGGGAGAGGGCATCGCTCGTGAGTCCGGGGGCATCCTCCCGGTGGATGTGCACGCGGGCCCTGCACATCCGCGCGATCGCGTCGACGTGCGCGATGTGGTCGTAGTGGCAGTGGGTGAGGACGATGTCGTGGATGGACGCCCTGTACTTCTCGAGCGCTGTCGGGAGGACGCCGGCATCCACGAGGACGTGGCCGACGAGGTACGAGTTGCCGAGGAACCCCCCGCCGGGAATCCACCGGACTGGCATGGTAGAATAATTAGGGTCTCCCACCAAGATGTCTGTTATGCCCAGTCTCATCCGCGAGTGCCTCTCGGGGGTCCCCGGGCTGGTGGAGGAGGTGGCGAGGAGGGAGGGGATCAACCCCCGTGTCGCCGCCCGGTCCGTGGCGAGGGGGAGACTGGTGATCCCGGCGAATCCCTCCCGCGAGCACAGGGTGTGCGGGATCGGCGAGGGGTGCAGGGTGAAGGTGAACGTGAACGTCGGGACCTCGGGGCCCGTGTGCGACATCGGGCTCGAGGAGGCGAAGGCGAGGGCAGCCATCGAGAACGGCGCCGACACCCTGATGGACCTCTCGACCGGGGGCGACCTTCGCGCAGTCCGCAGGATGGTCCTCTCCCTCGGCGTCCCGGTCGGGACCGTCCCCATCTACGAGGCCGTCCGCCGCGCGGGGAACGCCGCCGACGTGGACGCAGACCTCCTCTTCTCGGTGATAAGGGAGCACTGCAGGGACGGGGTGGACTTCATGACCCTCCACTGCGGGGTGAACAGGGAGGCACTCGCCGCGCTCCGGTCCGACCCGCGGATCATGCCCGTCGTCTCGAGGGGCGGGGCGTTCCACGTCGCGATGATGGTCCAGACCGGGGAGGAGAACCCCCTGTACGCCGA of Methanolinea sp. contains these proteins:
- a CDS encoding GIY-YIG nuclease family protein, encoding MPRGNSSASHASEGTYCLVLSCDGCTVRVGALGEVLFPAGYYVYVGSALGPAGLSRVARHVRLAERGEGRTRWHIDYLLCSPSFSLRAVYCFPARVRAECRIASLLPGEPVPGFGCSDCRCRSHLFFSPADPGESIGKAARALSLPVLSKNIKTPKGDS
- a CDS encoding MBL fold metallo-hydrolase, which encodes MPVRWIPGGGFLGNSYLVGHVLVDAGVLPTALEKYRASIHDIVLTHCHYDHIAHVDAIARMCRARVHIHREDAPGLTSDALSLSLHFGARAPMRPPDRVLSEGDRVGDLLVIHTPGHTPGSICLLHEEEGALISGDTVFADGGFGRYDFPGGSRAALESSLEKLSALDVEGLYPGHGSPVERGGRRHVLAARELLRVTRE